The Acidimicrobiia bacterium genome includes a window with the following:
- a CDS encoding DUF3179 domain-containing protein produces the protein MPSTLVGLASALSMVLAGCATPTDTTGTGLNHPAEAPLTDRGALPQGPSALDTLDDPAFPEPLIDPEEIISGGPTPDGIPSIDDPRFLTVDEVDWIRDQEAVVAVVIDGDARAYPAQILIWHEIVNDTVGGVPVAVTFCPLCNSAVTFRRVIDGVETTFGTSGRLFASALVMYDRATESLWTHFDGRAVVGVLAGRRLDPIPAPLMSWEEFRTAYPDGLVLDKFRTGHSRRYGDNPYVGYDDPDGFPFLFRGDADGRLRAMQRVVGVELGGAAKAWSLDAVSGGEARATNDTIGGTPIVVFWRAGQASATHQFQTDIGRMVGTVGVFSPVVDGRVLTFRADGDGFIDGETGSRWDITGRAIAGPLTSTTLERLHHLDTFWFAWSTYQPDGVLIEP, from the coding sequence GTGCCCTCGACTTTGGTCGGACTCGCCTCTGCGCTCTCGATGGTGCTCGCCGGCTGCGCTACGCCCACCGACACCACAGGAACGGGCCTGAATCACCCGGCCGAGGCGCCCCTCACCGACCGCGGAGCCCTTCCCCAGGGCCCCTCTGCCCTCGACACGCTTGACGACCCGGCCTTCCCCGAGCCCCTGATCGACCCGGAGGAGATCATCTCGGGCGGGCCAACCCCGGACGGCATTCCGTCCATCGACGATCCGCGCTTTCTCACCGTGGACGAGGTCGACTGGATTCGTGACCAGGAAGCGGTGGTGGCGGTTGTGATCGACGGCGACGCTCGGGCCTATCCGGCCCAGATACTCATCTGGCATGAGATCGTCAATGACACGGTTGGGGGCGTCCCGGTCGCCGTCACCTTCTGCCCCCTCTGCAACAGCGCGGTGACGTTCCGTCGAGTCATCGACGGCGTCGAGACCACGTTCGGCACATCGGGCCGGCTGTTCGCTTCTGCCCTGGTCATGTACGACCGGGCCACCGAGTCACTCTGGACCCATTTCGACGGTCGCGCCGTCGTCGGGGTGCTGGCCGGTCGCCGCCTCGATCCGATTCCTGCCCCGCTCATGTCATGGGAAGAGTTCCGCACTGCATACCCCGACGGCCTCGTCCTCGACAAGTTCCGTACCGGGCACTCGCGCCGATACGGCGACAACCCCTACGTCGGTTACGACGATCCGGACGGCTTCCCCTTCCTGTTCCGCGGTGACGCGGATGGGCGGCTGCGGGCGATGCAGCGCGTCGTGGGTGTGGAGTTGGGTGGCGCCGCCAAGGCGTGGTCTCTCGACGCCGTATCGGGTGGCGAGGCACGGGCGACCAATGACACGATCGGAGGGACCCCGATCGTCGTATTCTGGCGGGCCGGCCAGGCCAGCGCCACCCATCAATTTCAGACCGACATCGGACGGATGGTCGGCACTGTCGGCGTGTTCTCACCGGTTGTCGACGGCCGGGTCCTCACCTTCCGCGCCGATGGCGACGGCTTTATCGACGGCGAGACGGGATCGCGCTGGGACATCACGGGGCGCGCCATTGCCGGGCCGTTGACTTCTACGACCCTCGAGAGGCTTCACCACCTCGACACGTTCTGGTTCGCCTGGTCGACCTACCAGCCGGACGGCGTACTCATCGAGCCGTGA
- a CDS encoding DUF3179 domain-containing (seleno)protein, with amino-acid sequence MRPTAIALPIGSVILVASLIVTARYGPGGGDETLAPSPTTVENPAGVRVDTASPAATPDRAYDPALRALPGRVYDPVWAGEQIPEGFRHALPRDEILPIYDPVFLPAEEVSWSDDMLVIGLEIDGDARAYPVIFLDIREMVIDRVAGIPVVVTWCPLCGTAMVHRRELDGQEILFGIQGALYRNAMTWWDHDTGSVWSQPLGEAILGPRTGATVERLASELTTWGAWREAYPDTWALETPEWVLETPGPYARIGLDDIVVVVEFAGEAVTFAIEDLREVGVANEVVAGTPIAVVSDPRDERRWSVLLRTLDDQTVTLAVVGDSLIDLETASVWDPARGIALKGALRGSILHRLPGFTAFAKDVPRFWPNARVWEPVPVPPNPDWDRGLVPVQV; translated from the coding sequence ATGCGCCCCACCGCCATCGCCCTTCCGATCGGATCGGTCATCCTCGTGGCCTCGCTGATCGTCACGGCCCGGTACGGGCCGGGTGGGGGCGACGAGACTCTGGCGCCATCGCCGACCACCGTCGAGAATCCGGCCGGAGTCCGGGTAGACACCGCGTCGCCGGCAGCCACCCCGGACCGCGCCTACGACCCCGCGCTCAGGGCGCTTCCCGGCCGGGTGTACGACCCGGTCTGGGCGGGCGAGCAGATTCCAGAGGGATTTCGTCACGCGCTCCCTCGAGACGAAATCCTGCCCATCTACGACCCTGTCTTCCTTCCGGCTGAAGAGGTCTCATGGAGCGATGACATGCTGGTCATCGGCCTGGAAATCGATGGGGACGCCCGGGCGTATCCGGTGATCTTCCTCGACATCCGCGAGATGGTTATCGACCGCGTAGCTGGAATTCCCGTCGTGGTCACCTGGTGCCCGCTCTGTGGGACCGCAATGGTCCACCGCCGCGAACTGGATGGGCAGGAGATCCTGTTCGGCATCCAGGGTGCCCTCTACCGCAACGCCATGACCTGGTGGGACCACGACACCGGAAGCGTGTGGAGCCAGCCCCTCGGTGAGGCGATCCTCGGTCCCCGAACCGGGGCAACGGTCGAGCGGCTTGCATCAGAGCTGACGACTTGGGGGGCCTGGCGTGAGGCGTATCCCGACACCTGGGCACTTGAGACCCCGGAGTGGGTACTCGAGACTCCCGGCCCGTACGCACGGATCGGCCTCGACGACATCGTCGTGGTCGTCGAGTTCGCCGGCGAGGCGGTCACGTTCGCGATCGAGGACCTTCGCGAGGTAGGAGTCGCCAACGAGGTGGTGGCTGGAACCCCGATCGCCGTCGTGAGCGACCCTCGCGACGAGCGCCGGTGGTCGGTGCTCCTTCGGACCCTCGACGATCAGACGGTCACGTTGGCGGTGGTGGGAGACTCGCTCATCGACCTGGAGACGGCATCGGTTTGGGATCCGGCGCGCGGCATCGCTCTAAAGGGAGCGCTCCGAGGGAGCATCCTTCACCGGCTGCCGGGATTCACGGCATTCGCCAAGGACGTGCCCCGCTTCTGGCCGAACGCCCGGGTTTGGGAACCGGTCCCGGTGCCCCCGAACCCCGACTGGGACCGGGGACTCGTACCCGTCCAAGTCTGA
- a CDS encoding cytochrome c biogenesis protein CcdA, translating into MDRRLARRARARFVVVALGLVTVGVFGYLGFRVVASGGVAAGSVGLGAATGFAAFFSPCSFPLLLTFLTRRSAETPRQGLLGAFRVALGVAVLLSLVAVVVVAAGDAVGKAVAFDRPVGRTLRALVGAFLIVLGAHQAHLLRLRLRIFDRVATTAARALEPTSERRWARDIGYGLGYLLAGFGCTGALLAGLAAQSLTTDTATTLWSFASAIGVFTVLIASASVAVSLATGESLRAFRMVGSSVRKWSGYVLIALGSWFVLLVALPSPLI; encoded by the coding sequence ATGGATCGCCGCCTCGCCCGCCGGGCACGAGCCCGGTTCGTGGTCGTCGCTCTCGGTCTTGTGACCGTCGGCGTCTTCGGGTATCTCGGGTTCCGCGTCGTCGCCTCCGGCGGGGTGGCAGCCGGGTCCGTCGGCCTCGGAGCGGCCACCGGCTTCGCCGCCTTCTTCTCGCCCTGCTCGTTCCCCCTCCTGCTCACCTTTCTGACCAGGCGATCGGCCGAGACGCCTCGTCAGGGGCTCCTCGGCGCCTTCCGGGTGGCCCTTGGCGTTGCCGTCCTACTGTCTCTCGTCGCGGTGGTGGTCGTGGCCGCGGGCGATGCCGTCGGCAAGGCCGTCGCCTTCGACAGACCCGTCGGCCGGACCCTGAGGGCCCTCGTCGGTGCCTTCCTGATCGTTCTCGGTGCCCATCAGGCTCACCTGCTCCGGCTGCGCCTCAGGATCTTCGATCGCGTCGCAACCACGGCTGCCAGGGCCCTGGAACCGACGTCCGAGCGGCGCTGGGCAAGGGACATCGGGTATGGGCTCGGTTACCTGCTCGCCGGGTTCGGATGCACCGGAGCACTCCTCGCCGGTCTGGCCGCTCAGTCCCTCACCACCGACACGGCGACGACCCTGTGGTCGTTCGCCTCCGCGATCGGCGTGTTCACGGTGCTGATTGCCTCCGCTTCCGTGGCGGTGAGCCTGGCCACAGGAGAGTCCCTGCGGGCCTTCCGCATGGTCGGGTCCTCGGTGAGGAAGTGGAGCGGCTATGTGCTCATCGCTCTCGGCAGTTGGTTCGTCCTTCTCGTCGCGCTGCCGTCACCGCTGATCTGA
- a CDS encoding MerR family transcriptional regulator has product MRIGEAAGAAGLEASAIRFYEKQGVLPGPERTESGYRDYSDQDVELLRFVRRARRLEIPLDDIREIVELRHAGQAPCEVVWAAMAREASLIGERIRELQALQRELKRLLKLADEAADNRPRGDYVCHIVEAGNLPAQLGAASRGSPRGDRRS; this is encoded by the coding sequence ATGCGTATCGGTGAAGCTGCCGGAGCAGCCGGACTGGAAGCCAGCGCCATCCGCTTCTACGAGAAGCAGGGCGTGCTGCCGGGTCCCGAGCGTACCGAATCCGGCTACCGGGACTACTCGGACCAAGACGTCGAGCTGCTGCGCTTCGTCAGGCGCGCCCGACGCCTCGAGATCCCCCTGGACGACATCCGCGAGATCGTGGAGCTGAGACACGCCGGCCAGGCCCCGTGTGAGGTCGTGTGGGCCGCGATGGCACGCGAGGCATCGCTGATCGGCGAGCGAATTCGGGAGCTGCAGGCGCTGCAGCGCGAGCTGAAGCGGCTCCTGAAGCTCGCGGACGAGGCGGCCGACAACCGGCCGCGGGGTGATTACGTCTGCCACATCGTCGAGGCCGGGAACCTGCCCGCGCAGCTCGGTGCTGCCTCTCGAGGTAGTCCCCGGGGCGACCGTCGATCATGA
- a CDS encoding adenosine deaminase encodes MEKFIRDLPKVELHVHIEGTLEPEMMFSIAARNQIALPFASVEETRAAYEFVDLQSFLDIYYQGAAVLQTEEDFADLMSAYLHRAAADNVRHAEIFFDPQTHTERGIPFQVFMDGFERARAEAAATLGISTLLIMCFLRHLPEESAFETLEQATPFLDRIAAVGLDSGEVGNPPDRFEHVFRRARDLGLRAVAHAGEEGPPSYITGALDLLGAERIDHGVACEQDDVLVERLVREAIPLTMCPLSNLALRGVDDLKEHNLTRLLERGVRVTVNSDDPAYFGGYIGDNYLAIQRALDLDRDDLTTLARNAIESSFLPPDGKARLLAELG; translated from the coding sequence GTGGAGAAGTTCATTCGGGATCTGCCCAAGGTGGAACTCCATGTCCACATCGAAGGAACCCTCGAACCAGAGATGATGTTCTCGATCGCGGCGCGCAACCAGATCGCGCTGCCGTTCGCCTCGGTGGAGGAGACGCGGGCGGCCTACGAATTCGTCGACCTCCAGTCGTTTCTCGATATCTACTACCAGGGTGCCGCTGTCCTGCAGACGGAGGAGGACTTCGCCGACCTCATGTCCGCCTACCTCCACCGAGCGGCGGCGGACAACGTGCGGCATGCCGAGATCTTCTTCGATCCGCAGACCCATACCGAGCGGGGCATTCCCTTCCAAGTGTTCATGGACGGGTTCGAGCGCGCTCGGGCCGAGGCGGCAGCCACCCTCGGCATCTCGACCCTGCTGATCATGTGTTTCCTCCGCCACCTTCCTGAGGAGAGTGCGTTCGAGACCCTGGAGCAGGCCACCCCGTTCCTCGATCGGATCGCCGCGGTCGGCCTCGACTCGGGCGAGGTGGGCAATCCTCCCGATCGTTTCGAGCACGTGTTCAGGCGAGCGCGCGACCTCGGTCTTCGGGCCGTGGCGCACGCCGGGGAGGAAGGTCCGCCCTCGTACATCACCGGCGCGCTCGATCTCCTTGGCGCCGAGCGGATCGACCACGGAGTCGCCTGCGAGCAGGATGACGTACTGGTCGAGAGGCTGGTGCGGGAAGCGATCCCCCTCACGATGTGCCCCTTGTCAAACCTCGCCCTTCGGGGCGTTGACGATCTGAAGGAGCACAACCTCACACGTCTCCTCGAACGGGGCGTCCGGGTGACCGTCAACTCCGACGACCCGGCGTACTTCGGTGGCTATATCGGCGACAACTACCTGGCGATCCAGCGAGCGCTCGATCTGGATCGCGACGACCTGACCACCCTGGCCCGCAACGCCATCGAAAGCTCGTTCCTGCCCCCGGACGGGAAGGCGCGGCTGCTGGCGGAACTCGGGTAG
- a CDS encoding BMP family ABC transporter substrate-binding protein has translation MRGKSFRRWFAVIAVFAIVAAACGDDDATTTTGGAGEEFVFGMILVGPQNDRGWSQAHFEAGQYLEEKLGARMIVLDRVNTADRPETTVDQVIDDMVAQGAQLIFATSDDMKDGALLGAERNPDVPMIWASGDNAWVDGKDHRPDLDNLGNVMGRMEYGKMIAGCAAALTTETGDIGYLGPLINDETRRLTNSAYLGAQYCWENFRGNDPATLGFSVNWIGFWFNIPGFTLDPTLVANDFFDSGADVVISGIDTTEGLVVAGQRAAGGESVWAVPYDYEGACQEAPEICLGVPYFHWGPAYLEVAQSVIDGTFEATWVWNGPDWDDINNPDTTAIGWIAGGGLSEEAAADLATFIEGLADGSINLYVGPLNYQDGSEFLADGEEATDFQIWYAEQLLEGMVGASSAE, from the coding sequence ATGCGCGGGAAATCATTCCGCCGATGGTTCGCCGTGATCGCCGTGTTCGCCATTGTGGCGGCGGCGTGCGGTGACGACGATGCCACGACAACCACTGGAGGGGCAGGCGAGGAGTTCGTCTTCGGGATGATCCTCGTCGGCCCACAAAACGACCGGGGCTGGAGTCAGGCGCACTTCGAGGCGGGGCAATACCTCGAGGAGAAGCTCGGGGCGAGGATGATCGTCCTCGACCGGGTGAACACTGCCGACCGGCCCGAGACGACAGTCGATCAGGTGATCGACGACATGGTGGCCCAGGGAGCCCAGCTCATCTTCGCCACCTCGGACGACATGAAGGACGGGGCACTCCTCGGAGCGGAGCGCAACCCCGATGTGCCGATGATTTGGGCATCCGGTGACAACGCCTGGGTGGACGGGAAGGACCATCGGCCCGACCTCGACAATCTGGGCAACGTGATGGGGCGGATGGAGTACGGCAAGATGATTGCCGGCTGCGCCGCCGCGCTGACCACCGAAACCGGAGACATCGGGTACCTCGGACCGCTCATCAACGATGAGACGAGGCGACTGACCAACTCGGCCTACCTCGGCGCCCAATACTGCTGGGAGAACTTCCGGGGCAACGATCCGGCGACCCTTGGATTCAGTGTCAACTGGATCGGGTTCTGGTTCAACATCCCGGGATTCACCCTCGATCCGACGCTGGTGGCAAACGACTTCTTCGACTCGGGCGCAGACGTCGTGATCTCCGGCATCGACACCACCGAGGGCCTTGTCGTCGCCGGCCAGCGGGCCGCGGGCGGCGAGAGCGTGTGGGCGGTGCCTTATGACTACGAAGGGGCCTGCCAAGAGGCGCCCGAGATCTGCCTCGGCGTTCCCTACTTCCATTGGGGCCCGGCGTATCTCGAAGTAGCGCAGTCGGTGATCGACGGCACCTTCGAGGCCACCTGGGTGTGGAACGGCCCCGATTGGGACGACATCAACAACCCGGACACGACGGCGATCGGTTGGATCGCCGGTGGCGGCCTCTCCGAAGAGGCAGCCGCTGATCTGGCGACCTTCATCGAAGGTCTCGCCGACGGCTCGATCAATCTGTACGTGGGGCCCCTCAACTACCAGGACGGATCGGAGTTCCTCGCCGATGGCGAAGAGGCCACCGACTTCCAGATCTGGTACGCCGAGCAGCTGCTCGAAGGAATGGTCGGAGCCAGCTCCGCCGAGTGA